A portion of the Stigmatopora argus isolate UIUO_Sarg chromosome 15, RoL_Sarg_1.0, whole genome shotgun sequence genome contains these proteins:
- the cdca4 gene encoding cell division cycle-associated protein 4: MFPKGTKRKFFESSPAEEAAASSPGERVPAGSTQTPSPSYNLQRQSLLDMSLIKLQLCHMLVEPNLCRSVLIANTVRQIQEEMTQDGTWQIMTQALAAAQCPTDRLVATEVLCRQPDPSAAAGQSPKPYPLEDGPDEGYRSEEADMEAGDVRKGVTSYLPTPFGGATSRWEEREDDGEEEEDESEGEDEGPDGSPGDRLFGTFEIKQPPSPPPPDPALEELFSDVDPSYYELDTVLTGMQSAPKMGPYDLLESLSSHGPAPLSPGASCRSDLNELDHIMEIIVGS, translated from the coding sequence ATGTTTCCAAAGGGCACCAAGCGCAAGTTCTTCGAGTCGTCGCcggcggaggaggcggcggcgagcagTCCTGGCGAACGGGTCCCGGCGGGCAGCACCCAGACGCCATCACCCTCATACAACCTCCAGCGCCAGTCTCTTCTGGACATGTCGTTGATTAAACTGCAGCTGTGCCACATGCTGGTGGAGCCCAACCTGTGCCGCTCTGTGCTGATCGCCAACACGGTGCGACAAATCCAGGAGGAGATGACGCAGGACGGCACCTGGCAGATTATGACGCAGGCGCTAGCTGCCGCCCAGTGCCCCACTGACCGCCTGGTGGCCACCGAGGTACTGTGCCGGCAGCCGGACCCCTCAGCGGCAGCGGGGCAGAGTCCCAAGCCCTACCCTCTGGAGGACGGCCCCGACGAGGGCTACCGCTCTGAAGAGGCGGACATGGAAGCAGGGGATGTCCGTAAGGGTGTCACCTCCTACCTGCCGACGCCCTTCGGCGGGGCGACTTCCCGCTGGGAGGAGCGCGAGGATGacggagaggaggaggaggacgagtcGGAGGGCGAGGACGAGGGCCCTGATGGGTCCCCCGGCGATCGTCTCTTCGGGACTTTCGAAATCAAGcagccgccgtcgccgcccccGCCGGATCCGGCGCTGGAGGAGCTTTTCTCAGACGTGGACCCGTCCTACTACGAGCTGGACACTGTGCTGACGGGTATGCAGAGCGCCCCCAAGATGGGACCTTACGACCTGCTGGAGAGCCTGTCCTCCCACGGGCCGGCACCCCTGAGCCCTGGCGCCAGCTGCCGCTCGGACCTCAACGAACTGGACCACATCATGGAGATAATCGTGGGCTCCTGA